CCACATCACAAGTGGTCTCTGCTCCAACAGGTCAGGCTGATCAAAGGTGTAACAACTCCCCAGTTGTACAAACAATTTAGTGCCAGTACTCAGCACTTTAAAAAGCTCAATACTCCTGGAGTATCActtcctccattttacagatgaaaagatAGACCTCCTTCGATGGCACATATTGTTGGGATTTAGAGAATCAGTGTTGGGAGTCCTGGGGCTCCCTGATGCCCAGGATCTTAGGGAAGCAGTGGGAAAAATTCCTGCTAACAGCCTTTTAAACCTCCAGAAATGGTACGAGGGAAGCGTGTGCTGGTCACTGGTTCGAGCACTGGGATTGGGGAACAAATAGCCTATGAGTTTGCACGAATGGGAGCGCACCTGCTCCTAACtgccaggagggagaagcagctCAAGGAGGTAAGACCCCCAACCCAAGGAGGGTGGAGAAATGGAAAATTTGGGCTTCTATTATACCCCACTCTCCAATCCCACACAGCAGGGTGCAGAGGTGGCCAAATGCCAGGACACACTGGCCACCCACCCACATTACAACCCCCTTCTCTCAACAGAAATTGTATTCACACCCGAGGCCAGGATGTGGCCTTGAGCACGCTGCTGCAAATCATCACTTCTTTGCTCCCCTGCCCAATATGATTCTTCAGCTGCATTCAATCCCTTCTATTTCATGCTAGACTGAGTTCCTGCCCCATCCATTAACCTAGGGTGAACTGAAGCAGGCGGTTGCACGCTCTACTCTGTGCTATGAAACAGCTGCCATGCTGAAGGCTGCGCAGCCTGCTGCAGTGTCAGTTTCTTTGCTGATGGCTGCTCTTTTCTCTGCAGGTGGCACAGAAGTGTCTGGAACTGGGGGCGAGTTCTGCCAGGCACGTGGTGTCCGACATGAACAACTTGACTTCAGCCCAGAATGTCATTGAAGAAACCAGAAACAAACTGGGTAAAACTTGCATCGCTTCCCTCCTTTTCTGTGCCCTCCTGGGACAGGGAAGGACACAGACCTCTCCTGGGTCACCTACTCCAATCACCCATGCTGCCTTTCCCTGAAACAAGATGCTCCATTTTTCTCCTACCCGGAAAAAGCCTAACCATCCTAGGGATTGGCCCAGCCACGCAGATTCCCAAACACTGATTCCCTGTAGGGTTAGTGCCGCTCTCTTTTGAATAACTAATTACTTCAACTGGCAGCAGAGATGCAGAGAATTCCAGAACTGGCTTAGATGAGCTTCCAAAGAATGGGGACTTCCCCTTGCCCCAACTGGGAAATCCCTGCACTAAACCTCAAAGGTAGCAGGGCAGCTTCACTAGGAAGTTGAACAGCTATTAGTATTATTCCATCACAGATGTTGGGGCCCTCCATGGAAAAGGGTCCTGGCTTTAATCAACAGCTATTTCTTCATCCCAAGCGGCCTGTGCGCGGTATCAGATGGAACAAGCACCATTTCTCACAATGGAGCACTCGAGTGTGCACTGAGTAGCTGCAGGCAAGTCAGACATACAGTGGGTGCTGGGTCAGATTTatcggggaggggggaaggctgcagtgagagtgggggaggtCTCCAGCAGTCTGTACAGAGGAAGGAAAAGCAGAGCCTGAGATGGCTCCACTGGCATATGAGCAGGATGGAGCTGTGAGGGATTTCTCTGCTAGGGCCCTGACTCCAAAACCATCAGCCATCAAGAGCATCAGCAGGAGGGTATATGGGAATAGTTGATGTCCATCCCAACTCTGGGGAACAAAGAGTGGGAATTAGCTTGGGACCAAGGCCGACAATACCAGAGTCCAGTTCTATTCCCTTTTAATCTGTGGGAGTTTagatattgacttcagtggctgtaAGTCTAGCTCCACCTAAGAAATATTTGTGATGAAACGTCAGTGCATCCCACTGCAGATCCCCTGATTCTGGTAGACTCTGATTCAGAACGGCTGCTATCTTGGAGCGGGGAGGGCAGATAGTGTACCACATCCATCCTGATCCAAGAACAGATGCACATACTTCATCTGAATCTGtgtttccccttctctttcaggGGGTCTCGACTACCTGGTTTTGAACCACGTTGGGGGAAGTGGCCGGTTTGGCCCATTCCAaggagacatggcagcagtgacCAGCTCTATGACTGTCAATTTCTTGAGCTACGTGCAGCTGACAGTTTCTGCAATGACCATGCTGCAAGAGTCTCAGGGCAGCATCGTTGTCATATCGTCCATGAGTGGTAAGGAAGCCTGCTCCTTTCAGTTACCAGTGAACGCGTCCAAACTGCCCTTCTCAGTCAAACCAATCTCACAACTAACAACAGGTGGAATCATTGTTTCATCTCGCCTCCTCCACAGGAAAAGCCATTAGTTACAACAACAGCCAATCTCTTCCTGTCTGTTACAAAGGCTTCTAGTTTCAGAGAAGTTTTGTTAACTCTTTGGTGGCAGAGGATGGGTAATTGCAACTCTCCTCCAAATCTGTCTTTCAAAATGCTCTGTACAAACTGTTCACTGGGATCActcacccatcactgaaatgcagttaCACTAGTAGGAACTCAAAGCAGAGTAAAGAGGGCCACCTACCAAACCATCTACAGGTGCCCGTAGAGGTCTCCTCCCAAGTACTGACAATCCCTGACACTGTTTAGCTTGTGAGATTCAATGGGATCCTAGCAAGAGCTGGTGGGGCTGCCCCATCTAATAGAAGACATGTCTGGTTTATGAGGTAGGCAGTTATGCAACAGAAAAATGATCTGAACAGTATTTAGACTTGGATCTACGTGAGACTCCAGTTTGTCCTCTGACAGCTCCACTTGCCTAAAACCTTTCCCCTCAGTGAATCGTTTCCTTGGGGGAACTTCTCAGCTATTCCCTATTGCTTTGATTCTCTTCAGGTCGCATTGGAAGCCCATTCACCCTCGCATACAGTGCAGCCAAGTTTGCTCTGGAAGGATTCTACAGCTCGCTACGCAGAGAGCTGCGCCTTCGGGAGATCAGTCTCTCAGTCACAGTTGCTGTACTGGGATATATTGACACAGGTAAAACAAAAATGATACTCTCTACTGGGCAGACCCAATCATTAGGCTGCAATACACAGTGCAGAAGGGGAAAAATGTCATCCAGATGTTGAGAGATAATCTCAGGGGAATAAGGGGAGGTCAGGAGATTTATTACATGATGATGATCTTAAGAACTATAGAAAAGGTTTGGGTGTTGGCTCCTGTAGTTCAGAGAATTTATGCTCCCCAATGCACCCAGATGCAGTCTGTTTAATCTggaagaagagaggaaagaggaTACTCTGTGTGATAATTGTTCTCTTTATCCCAGACAATGCTTTGAAAATCATCGGTGATAAAATCACCATGCAGGCAAGTCCCAAAGAAGAGTGTGcacgggaagtggtgcgggctgGTGTGCTGCGACATCGAGAGGTTGTATATCCTTACTGGAGCCtaaagcctgtcctgctgctgaaGGAATGGATGCCAGGCCTGATAGAAAGGCTGCTGGACAAATTCCTCGTTCTGGAAAATATCCTCTAAGCCTCAGGGCAGTTCAATTTCACGTGGAAGCACAATAAAAGGAAAACCCTGCTCAAGCAGAGGGGCAACTGAGATACTGGACTCATGTTTGTTCTGGACATAATCTTTCCAAAGTgcatagagagagagataggttaaaagataggaaacaaagggtaggatgGAATGGAGAGAGTAAATAATGGTGTCTCACAGGGGTCTGTACCGGGCctagtcctatttaacatatttataaatgagctggaaaaaaggggtaaacagtgaggtagcagcatttgcagataatacaaaactattcaagatagttaagactcaggcagactgcaaagagctacaaaaggatctctcagaactgggtgactggactacaaaatggcagatgaaattcaatgttgataaatgcaaagtaatgcacattggaaaacataatcccaactatacatataaaattatggggtctaaattagctgttaccactcaagaaagggatcttggggtcgttgtgcatagttctctgaaaacatccactcagtgtgcagcggcagtcaaaaaagcgaacaaaatgttgggaatcattaaggaagggatagataataagacagaaaatatcatattgcttctgtagaaatccatggtacacccaccttttgaatactgtgtgcagatgtggttgccccatctcaaaagagatatattggaattggaaaaggttcagaaaaggacaacaaaaattattaggggtatggaacggctgctgggacttttcagcttgaaaaagagacaactaaggggagatatgatagaggtctataaaatcatgactggtgtggcaaaagtaaataaggaagtgttatttactccttctcataacacaagaactagggaccatcaaatgaaattaagaggcagcaagttaaaacaaacaaaaggaagtatttcttcacacaatgcacagtcaatttgtggaactccttgccagaggttgttgtgaaggccaagactataacagggttcaaaaaagaactagataaattcatggagtataggtccatcaatggctattaaacaggatgggcagggatggtgtccctaacctctgtttgccagaagctgggaatgggtgacagatggatcacttgatgattgcctgttctgttcattccctctggtgcacctggcattggccactgttggaaaacaaaatactgggctagatggacctttggtctgacccagaatggccgttcttatgatgaGCAAAGATTTCCCCAATGAGCCCCAAAATACATACCTTAGATCTGGGCAGGGCCATGAGATGCAACTCCATCCTTCACTCATCTCTAGCATCTGGACACCTTGACACGTGTAGCTTACGTAAAGCCTCCTCTAGTTGGACTCTAACCCCCAGCCTGGCCTGAGGTGCATGTGCAGCTACCACAGACTACCTAATAATGCATGGAATTAGACCTAGAGTGGGGATACAGAGAGACCACTTCCCTGTCAAGGGCTGTCCTTTCCCTGCTCTTCTAAGTAGTTCAAAACTATACAGTTGTGTAGGCTTCTGGGCAGACCTCAGAGCTGCTGTCCGCCAATTAGATCAGAATGATGAGGGTCCCCAATCTCTCGGTTTCAAGCTGTAGGATGTCAAtacacactagggaacttttagtgtgcatcAGGAGGATCCACAGAGTTAGTGTGAGGCATGCTAAAGTGCTGTatattgatacacacacacacacgcgcgcacaaacacacacaccccaccccgtCTCCCACTCTATACCAGCTGCTAATATAACTACCAGGCCGAGGACTGAGAAGGAAACATCACAGCTATATCATAGACTGGGGTGAAAATGGCcatcagaatccaaacagctAATTAACAAACAATTACATCTAATATTTCTACaacacctttcatcccaaagtgaCATCCCAAAGTATGGGATCCCAGACATCCCAAAGTGGTTCACAAACTTTTATGCATAAACCACCACTAAAACATAGCCAGCTCAGAGGTGGGAGAGTGGCACACAACTGGTGCACAATGAAAGGGAAATTTTGGCCCAGGACAATGAGGCAAACTGGGGAGGCTGTGTTGTCCAGGTACTAGACTTGGAGACAGAAGACCTCAGTACAATTCACAGCCATGCCACCAACTCACTGTATGACTTTCacaaagtcacttcacctccctgcgGCTATTTCTTCATAGGTAACAGAGATAATACTGCTTATCTCCCTTTGTAAACCATTcagatctatggataaaaatcATTAGAGAGATGCTAGCTAAATGAAACTGCCTCAGAAGCATGAAGGGTGGATTCAAGCTGGCTGTTTCAGAGAGCTTAGCTATTTCAAGCTTATGCTTAGACTCCTGAGTTATCCCTTCCCAATAGGGAAAGGCACTGTTATAACATCGctgcatttttctcttctgcatcaCAAGCCACAGGATGGAGAGAGGGGCGTCTGAGAGGAAAAGCCCAGAAGGAAAATTTCCTAGAGTTGTGTCACAGGCCTAAATGGAGACTGAAGCACAGGGATTACCCCGAGCATAGGTGTTCACTTTCTGCATGTCTCGTTTCAGCTGCACCACCTTCTCTTGCATCTCCGCAATCCCCACATAGTTACAGTAATTCATCTCTCCCTGAAGTGTCCAGAAAAACTTGGCCTAGAAaacaacatggggggggggggagggtaaggCACTGCTATTCGCCTCTGCAGGGGATACTGCTGTCTAATAGCCAAGGTGGACTGTTGGTTCACAAGGCTACCTCACCATCTCTCCAGTATCCCACATACCAGCTATTATGGCTTCAATGTTCTGTTTGTCCCTCCCACAGCTTCCATCCCTGCCCCAAGTACAGAAACAGAGTAACTGAAAACCAGGCTCTGTGTGCAATGGGAGCGTTAGTGATCTGAAATCATAAAGATAGCTTTAAGCTATCTTTTTACCCCCTCCATTCTGATGTTGAGTAGGGCTGTGGCTGCTTGCAGTGTAAGTTGCAGCAGCCTCTGGGCTGTTCTAACATTCTGCTTCCTATAGCTCCCTGTGAACCCTGTTAAGCAGAGAACAGCTGTAGTGCTGTGAAATCTGGCCATCCTCTCAATGCACCCCTATGCTATGGACTAGGAGAAGGACTGGGGTAGAGCTATTACACTGGtcaggcagctccctgcacaAGGGGAAGTCTCAGGGAGACATTTACACTGACTTTAAggccctttacattgccagagtggtgacATACACAGAATGGTCAGGTGCCTTCAGGCTTCCATTAGATTCATGTGGGTTGGAATCAGGGGAAAGTTAATGTCACAGAGCAGATAGAGAGCTGGCGAGTGTATCCAAGTCAGCCTAAGGAGCCCTTACTCCAGGGAAAAGGAGGAAGTACAACAATAGCTTCAGTATCACTTCCTCTGTCGATTCCAGCCTCTATTCCCTGCATACTCCCCcagcaaacaaacataaaaaactCCTAAAAAAGAGAGTAATTTTTCCATCGGGTGATGGGAATTTGCTCCCATAATTCCCTTTAGTGGAAATCACATGACTGGATTCATATTGACCAGGCTGAACATATATCACCATAACCTGTGATTTCAGTAACATTTAACTCCCCTTAAAGCTTGGACCACTTTGCAAATAGCGATCTGAGAATCAGAGTCAACACACAGGTGGAGACTAGAGCGGTGGTCTCAAGCTAGCGCTTCATTCCCTAGTCCCAGAAGAGATTGATCCAGGTCACGTGATAAGGCTACATCTAGGTTTTTccatgctggaggcaggggggaacCCTGAGAGGGATGCAGGTTTCAGGAAAGCTCATGCACAATTTGGAAAACAGACTTTCCCCTCCTCTTGTGGCACAGATACCAGCAGCCTAAGCAGAAACAGGGAAGGAGTGGTGGTGGAAAACTACAAGGTGATTTGTCTCATGTCTAGAGTGGTCAAGAGTTCCTGGCTCTGAGAGACACACTCTCTCACTGTTATTCCTGATAAAATCTCCCCCAATAATCTCAGATATTTGGTGGGGGGAGCTGTTAGTCAGGAAGGCACTGCAGGTACCTTTAAAAATGATGCCAGGCCAGATGCCTCTTTCTCCATCTGCTTCCTCTTTCGCATGACCTTCTCACAGATCCCTGGGCTCTGCTCCATGTTTGTATACAGTTCTTGCAGGCACTGCTCAGTGTAGGATAAAGACTGTACTTCAAAGTCCTCGGGGGAAATCAGCTTGCAGAATGACATACTGAGGGGGTATTCGTTGTCAAACTCATCCAAGGTCTCCATCCTACGCTTCGCTAGAGAAAGACAGGCAGTAAAGCTATCCtgaatgggaaaaagaaaaggagtacttgtggcaccttagagactaacaaatttattagagcataagctttcgtgagctacagctcacttcatcgatgaagtgagctgtagctcacgaaagcttatgctctaataaatttgttagtctctaaggtgccacaagtactccttttctttttgcgaatacagactaacacggctgctactctgaaacctgaatgggAAAGCGAGCCAGCAGAGTTACTTCCTACTGAAAGGTAGAggccaccctcctttcccatcctgAGGTCCTGACACTGACACACAAGAGGGTAGATTGCTGCTGTAGTAGGAGCTCATAGCTATCCTAGTGCCAACCTCTCCTGGCGAGGGTCTGCGTAGGGAATAAGAGTTGCTGAAATTGCTGGAAGCTTCAGGACAGAACATCCACCCACaggaaaataaggtgataagtgatCCTCTTGGGCAGGGCTTCTCTTAGGCTCCTCTGCACACAAGCATTTCCCCCCAAGGGCAGCTGGGACCATGACCTGCATCCTGTTTGAGGGAGGTGACtccagctggggagaggagctggCTCAATGCCACTGAGGAGCCAAATCCCCTCTCCTAAGAGAGAGAGGCGGCAGCAGAGCAAGCCCCCTCAGACTCTCCTccccagagagaaaaggaggacttgtggcaccttagagactaacaaatttattagagcataagctttcgtgagctacagctcacttcattggatgcaaaatccaccaaatgcatccgatgaagtgagctgtagctcacgaaagcttatgctctaataaatttgttagtctctaaggtgccacaagtcctccttttctttttgcgaatacggactaacacggctgctactctgaatcctcccCAGAGAGTGACCACAGCACCACAACCTCCACTTCTGTCCCCACCTCCCTGTGCAGCCAGTGCCCCCAGGGCACATGGGGGTGTCACAGAGTGACAGGCCATGTGCCACAGGACCATGACCCACAAGCACGGGTGGGGCTGGTCTGGACCATGATGACCCCCACTCACTCCCCCCTATTCCCTGACAGGTAAGGAGGGGCCATCCAGCAACTTGGAAAATATGGAGGGGAACAGCCTGGCCTCATTACACCTCAAGCAAAGACCTGGCCCCACCAGTCTACTTAACAGGGGGGAAGGTGTAGCAGGTGAAACTGCCCACGCCTTTGAAGGGAAGAGGCCATAGATCAGTTTCTGCAGCTCCAAACCCCctacgggggtgggggggagagggaatggcAGTGGGCGTGGCTCAGTCTTCGATGGGGCCAGTGGGCGGGGCTCCCTGTCCCCTGTGGGGGTGGACAGTGAGAGAAGGGTCTAGGTCTCCTATGGGGGCGGGGAAGTGGGCGTGGCTCCTTGTCCCCTACCCCGGGAGTGGGCGGGGCTCACGAACTCCCTGTCCCCTGTGTAGCGGCTGCCACCGCAGGGTCGGCGGCTCCCGGAACACGTGGGCCGCACACGTGACAATGCGCCGGTGTGACAGTTGGGAGGGCGGGGTTCCTACGTCGCTCCGGGGAAGCCAGCGTGCGTCGCGTCGCCCCGCCCGCTGCCCCGAACCGGCCGGTAGGTGGGGCcagcgggcgggggcggggcggggcggggccccctccccccgcccccgcccccgcccccgccccctcggcGCGGCAGGCGGCGGTTGCCGGGCGCGGGAAGGAAGAGGCGGGAGGCGCGGCGCGGGGCCAGGCTTTATtgcgcgggggcgggggcggggtcaGCCGCACAGGGCGGAGTCCAGGTCCTTGTGCTCCGGGTCGTAGGGCGCCTCCGAGAAGCAGATGGCCGCCTGGCGGTCGCACTCGCAGACGAACATCTCGCACGCGTCGTTCTTGgctgcgggggggaagggaggcggcGTCAGCGAGGGCAAAGCGGCCCTCGAGCGACCCGCCCCAGGGGCCACTCACTAGGCCGGCTCCTTCCCCGTGCGGCGAGCCCAGCGCGGGCCTTGGAGCCGGGGGGGCCCCAGGGCACGTCtggccccccccccgggctgtgGGGGCCGAGCCTCTGGGGGCCCCTCGCAGCGCTCCGGCCGGGCCCTAGGCGTTGGGCACGTTACCCGTGAGGGCGAGGACGGAGCGCCCGCCGGCGGAAGAGCCCTGGACCGCCCCAAAGCTTGGCTCTTGCCCGAGCCCGGGCCGGGCCAGGACAAGCTGCGGCCTCGCCCCCCCCGGGCTCTCCAGGCCTGGCTGGGACCGGCCCTGCCCAGGTCACCAGACGCCTCCCAGCCACCCACGCCAAGCCAACAACCCGCATTAGGTCGGCACCGGGCAGCCCTCGCAGGCCTGCGTGGTGATGCGCCCCAGGAGGGGCCGGCTGCGCCAAGGCCcttgcaggggcagggcaaggcttTAGTAAGAGGGCCCTAGCAAGGGCATGGCCCGTGCTGCCAAGAAAGGTGAAAACTCAGAAGGCCTCTGCTAAGGGGACGGCTTTTCCTAGTCCAAGCAAGGGCAGCGCTTTGGGGAAGACAAAACCTCTGCTGTTTTGAATCAGATATTTCATACTTTTTACCCACTGCTCTAGTTCTGATCTGTGAGGGTGGCAGTTGTGCCTGTCCCCTTttaggtgtccctagcctcggaggggagccctggggctaTCATGGAAATGTTACATACtttcttttcaaatgtttaaGCAATAGCTGGATTAAGAGAGGCAGTTTCAGACTACTTTAAATCTTCCtaggtggcagggaggagaggcagCCAGGGTGATTCTCTCTGCTGGCTAGTGAAACTGACAAACTAAAATAGTTATACTCCTTCCCTTCACTTTCATACCTACTTCTTTTAATTTGAAATGCTCTCAAGGAGCTTTACAGAATACTTCAAACACACCACTATTGAAAAATACAGCCACACCAGGGATAAAGAGCCACAGTCAAGTAGCCCTCACCAGTAGGAGGAGAGGAAACTATGGGCAAGATACTTGGGCAAACCCCCTCTCATAAGAATTGACATGAAACTTAATAGCTAGCAAGAAGAGAGGGGAGCTCTGTGCACCAGACACTGTGTGGAACTAAGTTTAGCAGGACAAAAGGCTTTATCCTTTGATGTGTgtccgctgtagctcacgaaagcttatgctcaaataaatttgttagtctctaaggtgccacaagtcctccttttctttttgcggctatgAACCTGTGATCCCAAGGAGTTAAGGCCTTTCAAACCAGAACTATGGGCTATGCTGTGTAGAGTGTGATTGCTACAGAGTCTCTACGGGGAGGTATACCCATTCCTGGCAAACACCATCTCTGCTGAAGTGGATAATGGTATGGTGGGGAGCCTGCTTAGGAAGCACCTTCCTGCTGAAGGAGATGCAGCTTAGATCAAACCCCCATAAAGAAGAAACCAGTGGCTAAATGAAATAAGAGAAGGCAGACATACTGCTACAGGTAACGGTGGTGCCTGAGCAGCTGTAGGTATACAGCTGTGTGTAAGGATTGTCCAGAAGTCCTTTGCATGCTGAAAGCTTCTGGGCCGCAGAATAGCAGTTATCATGCACCTGACAGCACCTGTGAAACAATGGGGAATACATTCAGAACCATGTACTCAGGCTTGAGCTCAGGTAGCTTGTTTTAAGTTATGTAACTAGGGTGGAttgtctagaccagtgtttcctacacttgggatgctgcttgttcagggaaagcccctggtgggctgggccggtttgtttaggccggcaccgcttcctgcagcccccattggcctgcaacagtgaactgcagccagtgggagccacgatccgcggaacctgtggatgcggcaggtaaacaaaccggcctggcccaccaggggctttccctgaacaagcagtgtcacaagtttgggaaacactggtctagacgATGCTCTGAACAAAAGGGCACAATGATCAGACAGCGAATGTAGGGCATCTCTGAAGGGAAAGTAATCTGCTAGataaggggccaaattctcagtCTTATTGTTGCACATGCACTTATATCAATAGCATTGCAGTGGCATCACTTGAGTACAAAGCCCTATGATGTATACTTAAATCTGGTCACCCTGATTTGTTTCTCTCTTGGCTGCTGCTTAGCACCACTACAAGGGTTGCTACTACACATTCACTTCAGCTCTTCAGCATAGCAATCACCAGCAGAAGAGTGAAACAAAGGGAGCTGCTTGGATGATGTGTAACCCCTGAGAATGGACACAGTGAAATACAATACAACCCCATTTCTTGGCACTGGATGTCATATTAGCCAGGAATGTTCTCCAAACACCTACAGGCAGGGGCACCTAGGAAAGGGCTGACGGCAAGAACTGCAGATACAGCTGCAAGGAGAGGGAAAGGTTTTGAGAAGGCAAAGTCTCACCAACCTGTCAAGGATATCCACCGGTGTTCCACTGCCTCCGAAGCCACAGTAGCAGC
This window of the Dermochelys coriacea isolate rDerCor1 chromosome 15, rDerCor1.pri.v4, whole genome shotgun sequence genome carries:
- the LOC119843806 gene encoding hydroxysteroid 11-beta-dehydrogenase 1-like protein B isoform X1; protein product: MAAIRLLLSLLVGLCAYYFYSQETLSAEMVRGKRVLVTGSSTGIGEQIAYEFARMGAHLLLTARREKQLKEVAQKCLELGASSARHVVSDMNNLTSAQNVIEETRNKLGGLDYLVLNHVGGSGRFGPFQGDMAAVTSSMTVNFLSYVQLTVSAMTMLQESQGSIVVISSMSGRIGSPFTLAYSAAKFALEGFYSSLRRELRLREISLSVTVAVLGYIDTDNALKIIGDKITMQASPKEECAREVVRAGVLRHREVVYPYWSLKPVLLLKEWMPGLIERLLDKFLVLENIL
- the LOC119843806 gene encoding hydroxysteroid 11-beta-dehydrogenase 1-like protein B isoform X2: MVSIYLEAGGVEKRLVAQKCLELGASSARHVVSDMNNLTSAQNVIEETRNKLGGLDYLVLNHVGGSGRFGPFQGDMAAVTSSMTVNFLSYVQLTVSAMTMLQESQGSIVVISSMSGRIGSPFTLAYSAAKFALEGFYSSLRRELRLREISLSVTVAVLGYIDTDNALKIIGDKITMQASPKEECAREVVRAGVLRHREVVYPYWSLKPVLLLKEWMPGLIERLLDKFLVLENIL
- the PLA2G1B gene encoding phospholipase A2, with product MQLACWLLKRLHFSDPTEGMKFIQLILLFSVGAANAATISRALWQFRAIIKCTIPNSHPLKDYNNYGCYCGFGGSGTPVDILDRCCQVHDNCYSAAQKLSACKGLLDNPYTQLYTYSCSGTTVTCSTKNDACEMFVCECDRQAAICFSEAPYDPEHKDLDSALCG